The Cutaneotrichosporon cavernicola HIS019 DNA, chromosome: 5 DNA segment TGCCCTTCTGTCCCGGGCCAAAGGACTCGACGCCAGCTGCCTTCTTCAACTCCTTGTCGAGCCACTCGTCTGCAAAAAGGAGTTTCTCGAGGTGAGACTCGCAGTCCAGCTCGCCAATGTCGACGGATGTGGCGCACTCCCACCTAACGATCGAGTCAAAGACGACAGCCACAGTCGACGTACTGCGCCCAATGTGCAGAACAATGCCTGTCGTCGTGTTCAGCCCGAGCAGCGAAACGATCGAGTTTGGGAACAGTGCGAGCTGCGGCGCGTTCAGGTTCTCAAACACCATCTGAGTGTAGAGCTCCTGCTCTGACAGGGGCAGGGTTGGGGATGATGCTGGCggaacgaggaggagagggtgCGTATTGTTATTCGGCTTGATGTTGAGCATTGCGTACatctggaggaggacaatCTCGCGCCCCTCCCAGTCGATCTTGTCCTCGGGCGCAAAAGGCCACctgacctcgaccgcgtctGAATTGTCCGCCAATgccttgtcgagcgcctcgcctACGAGCACGTCTGCTCGGTTCAGTTGTGGCGTCCCGTTCATCgtgacgtcgccgcccacgTCCACCCCGTTGGATGTCTTGGGAACACCATAGCaggccttgacctcctgCGCGTGTCAGAATGCTACCAAGCTCCGCCCAGCGCTATGCTCACAATGGTTGGTCGCGACACTAAATCTGTCAATCCATGCGTCGCGCGCacgatctcgtcgtcgaccacTGCGATGACTGGCAGGTGACTCATGACGAGGGGTGGATGGAGATCCAAGATCAGTTGGTTTGTTGTTGACAAGAGAGATGTAAGGCGCTAATCAAGTTAATCAAGCCTAATCCATTAATCCAAGCATTCTTGAGATACAAGGCGCGCTAATGTGGGGTGCCTAAACTACCAAATCACCATTGCAATCTGCTTCCGTGTTGTCACTTTTGGCGACTGACTTTGGTTTGATCGCTCCACACTTGACAAATCAGTGTTTACAGAGCATCCAGTTCAAACTCGCACTGCTATATTACTGACACTGCTTCTTGGAGAACGTGCAACTTGACCGCTGACCAGCTTCATGACTTGGAGGACGTGGGTGGAGTGGATGTTTGCTAACGACCAACACTTTGTTTGATGCTCCCCAGACATGTCGTCAAGTCGTCAAGTCTGAGACTTGTCTTGCCTCTTGCCATCAACTGAATATGAATACAACGCACAGCATGACCGCTCCTTAGCTGGATGGGATAGCAATCAAGTCGATTTAGCCAAGTGGGCTGAACTGACATCTACATCACACATCATCCACTCCGCACAAGCAACACCAAGCGCCAAGCTCTCAAAACATCGCTAGCTGGGCTGTCAATGAGATGCGGACGAGTTGCTTTCGCACTTGGCCCTGGGCTGCAACATGCTCATCCCACGCTCATCTCCACCACAATATAACGTTGGTGAGGGGGGCTCTGTCTCGAAGAGGCTCATATATACTCGTGTCTACTCACGAGAGGTGCGGTTGTGGACAATTTGGACAGCTATGAATCGAATGGATATGTGCGCCCAGCTGACATATTACTCTTCGGCCCGCTGTACTGTCAATTACGATGATGCATAATGGGAGAAAGGTGCTATAAACAGCGACCCCGTCGGTGCAGCACGAGCGCCATTTGCGAGGTACAATCACtggacgagggtgagcgACGCGAGGCGGAAGATGTGTCCGTCGCGGTTTTTAATCTTGACGACTGCGAGCTCTGGTTGTGGGGACTGACGCGCAGCAACCAGGAGGCGGTGGTAACCGGCCAGTGAAACCATACCAAGTCCATGTCCCTCGCCGCGAGTGAGCGAGATGTTGCCGGTTGTCACAAAGCCGATCACACCCTTGTCGCTgtgctcctcgcccagcttCAGCAgctcgctcgcgccgctATGCTGTACTGCCGTATTCTGGTcctgggcgtgggcgtTAAGCCAAATGTTCCGCTCAgccgcgtcgagctcggtgatCGTCGCCATGTCGGATGGCGAGCCGCGCCCGATCATCTCAACCTGAACCTGGCAGAGAGCGCTGGTGAAGAGCTCTTGCGTGGCGGACAGTGGCAGCTGCGACATTCCGCGACGCTGTCGGAAGACGTTCACGCACTCCAGAAGGCGAACAGCCgggtcctcggccgcgacgagAGTTGCGACGCAAGGCGCAAGGGCGGGGTTAAACAGCCATGTTCGGAGCTCGGCTTGACCATTCGTGGCAGTTTCCTCAGCCGAGGTCACTCCAGCATCCTTCTCGTCAGCTGCTATCGTGGGTCCATAACTTACCCCCAGCACCTCAGCCCACACTGGGCGGAAGGGCCACCGGGTCCCTAACACCGAGAACTCGGGACGTTTACCTGGCGGCTTGCGGAGCCAGCGCACCTGGTCTACCTGAGATTGTTGCGCCTCCCACGCGTCAGACGCGTGACAGACCGACGAGTAGTGTTCGGGGAATGAGGGAACTCCAGCCTCGCGGCACCGGTTGCGGCGCTCCACAACACCAGCCAAGCGAGCGTTGCAGTAGACAAACGACGGGAGGAACGCCATCGACCACCCATGCGGGATGAGGAGTGTCCAGCTATGGAAGCCCGAAGCCTCTTGTCCTGGGGTCTGGCTCTGCACAGTGTTCTTAATGAGAATAACAGGCACACGATCGTCGTTTACTGTTGCGGAGAGCCGAGTACCTGGCACGTCGAGCTGGTgccggcgcgcgtcgagatCTGACTTTTTCCACCGCGGCTTCGAAAGCGGTGTGCGCACATCGGCATCCCACAGCTCCGTTGACACTCCCTTAGGAGTCTGGAGAGTCTCCCAGGGGGACTGGATCAAGGTGGGGGTCTCTTGTATGCGCGCAGGAGGATAACTGTTGTCAGAGACAAAATAGGACAAGACTCACGACAACCGAGGGTCGTACACCTTGAAGCCCACGATCATCCCGTCTGGGCACTCGGCCGGGTCCCCGTGAAGGAGAGACGCAAGAGcgcgcttcttgtcctcgggctcggAGTTGCAGATCCGCATCGAACGGCTGAGTACCTGTCCTGCCAGGGGCCCAGTGATCTCGAAAGACTCGAGTGTGTCACGCAGGTCGTGAACAAGAAGGGCCCCGAACTCGTCTGAGTGTGCCGAAATCGCAGTCGTCATCGTCTCCCACACCTCGTCAAAGATGGAGGGGTGCACCCGCAGCCAGACAGTGCGGCCTTTGTCCTCCCTGGCAGGCTGCCACAATACGTCCACCGGGCCGATGAGACCTAGAGGGAACGTGCCAAAATGATAGGCGGAGATATGGGCCACGCGCATCCCTCCATCGTATTTATTGCCCGTGAACGTCCCCGCCGAGACTTTTGAGAGAAGGGCGATGATGTCCTTCTGAGTGCCCTGCAGCTCTATAACTCCCACGAAGCTAGTATCCTGCATGAtcgcgcgccgacgcgcggCACGGTATGCCGCGCGGAAGCCCTTAAGCGTCGGGGTCATTCCCAGGCGATAACCCCAGATGTTAGCCATGTGGAATCGCTTCGCGTGGAAGATATGCGACCCCAGCCAGCGTTTGTGTACTGCGTGAGCTAAAAGTAACCCAGATTAACCCACCCTGTCGCGCGCGCAATTGGAGCGTGCGACTGCGTCCTCGCAGGTCTCCGCGTGCGCGcagcttggccttcttgcgGTGGATTTTGTCTGTCATATCTCCAGGGTCAATctcggcggcagcgcgGCTCCGCAGACGTTTCGGCACGCGGCGCGGATTATGACTagctgcgcggcgacgcAGGTGCCTCGGAAGCGATTGGAAAGCGCGCGATGAGCAGAACGCAGAAGCAGCCTTGATTGCGTTCTGCATGGCGGCGATTTCCAGAGCGCGtgtctgctgtcagttaCATCCATGACCTGAAAGTCTACCTCTGCAAACCGCTCGACAGAGACAAATCCGGGTAGGTTGTTCGACGCTGGGTCGTTAGTTTGCTAGTTCTCGATGCCCAAGCTACCCACTCTTTACCAGGTCGTGGAGGCCTTTCAGCACGCCCCGTTCCTTCCCTTGACCCCGCCGCTTTGCATGCACATTGTGCTTGAGTAGGTCCTCGGTCTTCTGGATGCTCCGCATGGGCTTCTTTGCACCGTTCGATAGCCCAAAATTACTCTGCTGTTTGGGAGCCATGGCGAGTCGATATTGATGGAGTGTAAGAGGAATGTTGCAAGATCAACAAATATTGTGCCTGTGTCTAAATCTTTGTGCCTCCACTTTTGTCACCAtccacctccctccctccacaTTCTGTAAGACATGAACGCCGACGCAAAGGCGGTCAAGAAGCATGCGGCGCAGCATGACCTGTTCAATCGTCTGCACTCCATAGCAGCAGATGAGAGCTTTGTGAAACGCGTTGCTCAGGAATGGTTCGACGGGCGGTTCAAGGTTGTCGGTGGGTCAAACCTTGTCATGTCGAGCGATAGCTGACATATAGCAAACCAACGCTGCGGGACGTGGTACTGTGACCCCGAGGTGAGTCCAGCGGTTCAATAGGCATTGATCTGTTGGCTGACGAAAGACAAGCTCGGATGAATATGCGTACTTCAAGTCGACGGACGGGCATACCTTGGTGCGATCCCATTCTTCCCGAGCTCACTTAGAACTGGGATTTCAACCTGCGCCGGTCCAACCTCGCCCTGGCAGTACACGCAGAGGAAAAAGGAGGATTCATCCTCGTAGactcgacgcggcgcggcaAGGTGACCAACAGTTCTTTCGctagctgacagcagcgtATGCCGGACGGGCTCTCGAAGACTGTACCGATCTGGTGTGCGGTCGTGAACCGCGCCATTGCATTGCGTAGGCAACGCGAAGGCGTCCCAGAGAGGGAATGGGATCTGATGCTGTACGTGCCAGCCCAGATCGTGTCGCCGTCGGAGCGAGCCCAGATCGAAGCGCGTCTCGACGCATGggcgcacctcctcgaAACGTCTGTGCTGCCGCTCCCGTCCCTGGAGAAGCCTCTTCGCCCGTTCTTTGTGCACCCGTCAACTTCTGTGCCGCCCACCATTCCCGATGGTCCAGACTACACGCCCATCGTTTgcgtgtcggcgtcgcgaTGGGTCAACGGTGGCACGGACGAGATTCCCGTTGCCACGCGCGTCGGTGAGGGCCCGTTCACGCGGACAGTCGCGTTCGACTACGTCCCGGGTGCcggtgacgacgatgaACTGTGGGGCCGGGTGAGTTATGGCTTGTGCCGGAAGGCCTGACAGAAGGGACTCAAACCCGCCATGTACCATTCCGAGAAGAGCTGGCTGCTCGCGACtccgcgcgacgagctgccaGACGCGGTGGACGAACTTGTTGGCGAAAAGGGACTTGCGGCCGCCATGCAAGGAACGACATTGGATGATCAGAGAGGTGGGTCTGCGGACGACTTTGCGGGCGCAACAGCGGTTTCCCCtgggctcgtcctcgacctcgggccACCCATCCGACCTGGGAATGAGGAAGTCGGCAAGCCGGTCACTACAGTCTTCCGAATTGTCGAAATCGAGGAGCCGCTCAAGAATGCGCCACATGTTCTCCCGCTACCATCGTCTGGGTACACCACAGTGGTGGCAGCCATCCCCTCATCGCGGTCCAAAGGGAAAGAGTTCCTACTGGCTCTGGACGAGTTGCGGGCCCACGTTACTCGAATGGCGGAGGCAGGGACAGTTCTGCTCAGTCCAggccgagaggaggaaCTCGATGCAGCGCTTAAGCAGCACCACGCACCACAAACAGACCCTCCAGCCGTCGTTACCctctcgagcgccgagcATCTGCTCGCAGGCAACCTCACGTCAGCCAAGAagctcatcctccccaTCGCTGTTTCACTGTTGTGCTCGGTTCCAGCACTGGGTGAGGAActcgacgatgacgaggaggtggacAAGATCGTCATTGCCGACACGCTGCACAAGCTCGTTGCACTGTGGCCCGACGGCAAcccgcctcgcgccgcaCTGAAGCGCGTCAACGAGTTCCTCATGAGCAAGCGTCGGTAGATATAATACCACATATGCATGGATGGCTGAACTGCCCACGACTGTCAAATTTCTCGCACTACAATGGACTACGACGCAGGCGGTAAGAGGGGAGACGCAAGAGAGGCAGCGCCACGCGTGAGGCGCTCCATTGCGTCCTCGGGGAACATGTAGATGTGGCGCAGACTGGGGCACACGACGGAACTGGGCACGTCCCCTGTGGGCCTGCCATTAGCGTGTTCTTCGTGGGTACTCACGGCTCCTGTAAATCCGGAGGCCCGTCGTTGGCGTTTTCGGTTTCGGAACTCGAAACCATCACGACTGCCTCAGGCTCAGGCCCTGGCTCAAGCTTGGCGGCACCGGGCGTCGTGCTTTTCGTGGCAGTTGTCGTCGCGTCAGTCGTACCAAAGGAAAGGCCCGCCAGGGTATCGTGCCCGCGGCCAGCCGCGGGAGACGGTACACGCTCAGTTGAGCGGTTTATAATCGGAGGTTCTTTGTCGGGGATGCCTTGGTTACGGTGAGTGGTTGCCGGGCGGGGATCATACTTGGACTTGCAGGGTTTAGGTGGCATGGGAAGGATTGCGTTCGTGAGGCTCTCTTCGACGGCCTGATTAAGGATGTTTGCGCGCCATTGGCGGTCTTGCACGAACGAGATGCGGTAATGCTTGCCCCGTGGGGCGATGGACGGGCGGCGTGCAGGAAGagccttgcccttgtctTTATCGTGCGGTGTTGTCTTATTTCTGCCAATGCAGGACGAGAAGCAGCCGTCGCGCGTcttggacgaggaggtgcttgaggttgacgttgacgtTCTGGAAGACGGCCGAGGGGCCCGGCGTGGGATTGCAAACGTTGGACGCTGGTCAGTGTACAGCGGTGGGAGGTAGAATGTCGGGCTCGTTTTGAGGATGGGCCGACGGGGCCCGGGTCGTGACTGGTCGAGTAATGGAGGGGCCAGAACATCGTCGAGCATGTGTGATCGCCGGTGGCTCGACGGGCCCGAATGGCTCAGCCACGGCGCCCAGTCTGGGGCCTCTCGAGCCCCAAAGGTGTCAGAGTCGCCCATGTCGTCCGAGTAGATTACGCTCTCGCCGCTAAGCGAACGCTCAGAGTCGAGGAAGAACGTAGACCGCGAAAAGGAGGGGTCGGAAGAGAGAGGATACACGCTCGTGTAAGTGGAGGCTGTGAGGCTGATGCCGTCTGGGGCCGGGAGGCCTCTCCGCCAGCCAACAACTCCTTGCCTCCACTGAGGTGTCGATTCGACTAGGACACCTGCGCGGTCAACCTCGTGCTGGATGGGCAGCGGAATGCCATGGTTGGGTCCCATATCGTTCTCATCATCGAACGCGTCCCACGGCGCCAGGCCGTCAGGACGCGAGAGCCTCTGCGGTGTCCTGCTGCCAAAGGAAGTAACACTGTGGacggggttggggagggagggaagggtgaTGAAAGGAGTGTGGTAATGTTGCGACATGATGATCGTACAGTCGTGCTAAACGTGGAGGACCCCTTGCAcgccggcgttggcgggctcgaggtcgcgcgcaaTGGTGGTACTGGTTGCCTGGGTGGAGCGcagtgagagtgagagcAAGGAATGTGGGTACGGAGAGGAAACGCGTCTCATTGCCGCAGGacccctctctctctctctctcaagCTTGAGGGGCCGCTGGTGGACGCACGAGGGGATGCCGGGCGCATGGGCCCCACCGTCCGAGTTTGTTTCGATATAGGAGTCTCACAAGGCACAACAGTTGCAGCGTGAGTGGAAGCTTTGAGCCAGCGAGCCAGGCTATAAACGACATTGGCCCATTGAGCCATTGAGCCATTGAGAAGCACAAAAGGATCTAGCAAGCTAACAAGGTCAATGAGACGAGTAAACTCTTGAGCGTTGAAATGCCAACCAACGGTCATAATAAGGGTGGGGGCGTTGAGGGCTTGTGACGCAGTTCTCCTGAGCCATGTACTGTCGGATCGTACGAAGAGACATCAAGCGAGCGTGACAAGCTAAGGTACTCATGATCACAGTCTCAGTCTCTTCAACAAAGGGGCACCTCGCGAGTTCTCGAGTTGGGGCTCACAATGTGGATGTGCAAAGACTAGTTGCTTTGAGCAAAAGTTTCAAACCGAGTTGAACATCAAGAGTACCGGAATGTGCATACGGTTTCCCCCTGATCCCACCCCACATGTCATCAACCAGGCATTCGGTAAAATGTATAATCCATCATATCATACAGGAACTGCCAAACTGCAAACTACCACTGGATCAACACCTTAAGAATAACATAGCATCGCCAATAACGCAAACGCTGGCGACTACAGTCGTCGTGCGGATATCAATACACCTACACCAGAACATGCAGCTGTCCCATTACTGACCACGCAGCGCCTGGTGAACACTAGCCCGCAGTGCCGCGTGGTCTTCAGTGTGCTCCCCCGCACTCTCCTCTCCGTTAAATTGTCCGTCCCGCccgcctgcgccgtcgctctcgtcgattagctcgaggatgcgctTGGCAAGACCGTAgatctcgccctcgccatcctcgaacatgccgtcctcgttgtAGTCATCGTCCGAGATGTGGCCGCCCCGAGCACCGTgagatggcgagggcgcagACTCTGCCAGCTGCCGGATCGAGGACACGAGTATGGTCGAGTTGCGGATGTTGTTGGTGAGCTGGGggtccttggcctcgagcaATTGGACAATCGTCTGGAGATGTCAGCGTGCGAGATAAACAGGCAACATACCCAGACAGCAATGTGCTGGAACGTAGTGTCCGCGCTGCTGAGGAAGCGAACTAGGTACGCATGGAGACCCCCATCTGGCTTGTTCCACACGGCGTTGAAGGGAGCATAATCCTCAGCGGCTGCTGTTAGTTGGCACTCCCAACAAGAGACCCACCCTTGCTAGACAGGTTACCCAGAGCGGCAGCACTGTTACCCTGGACCTCTACACTTGGTGAGCTGGTAAGCGGGATGAGAACCTCGCAGATGCCCATCTCGAGAAGCTGAGGCTTGAGGTTGTCTGCGCGCCGTCAGTGGTTTTAGCGGCAAGTTGGACTTACCACTCAGAGCAAGCACAGCAACGCAGGCGGTCATCTCGCTCTGCACAGCGAGCGGCACCTGCAGGACCAGCTCCTGGATCCGGTCGACAGCGCCAGCCTCAACAATCGCGCCCTTGTTGCTCTCGCTGCTTGCCGCAAGGTTGCGGAGCGTCGAAATAGCGTGACACTGAacctcctcgttctcgtcaAACGAGAGCAGACCTATGAGAGGCTGCAGGAAGCCAGCCTCGATGATAGGAGACTCGTTTGCCGGATGGATTGAAACATTGCGGACACAGGCCGCAGCCGACAGGACAAGAGGAAGGTATGACGAGTGCAGAAGACGGAGGAGAGGCTTGAGGCCATCGGCCTTGACAATGTCGACCTGGTACTTTTCTGCGACGTCAGAGGCCAAAGTCACTGCGAGAGTACTTACCGTCACTGGCAAGGTTCCTCAGCGCAAGAGCAGCTTGGCACTGGACCTTGAGGCTTTGACTGTCCatgagagcgacgaggctCTGAACGAGCTTGGGCTCAGTTGCAGCAAGCTTCTTGCGGTTCGCGGCTTGTTATTAGCGATGAACACGAAAACAGCGCACCGTCAACAGCAATGTTGCTCAGGGCCGTGGTGCAGTAGTACTGGACGTCGGTGTCGGGGCTGTTGAGAAGAGACACAAGAACAGGAATGGCGCCagcgttgacgagctgctgccGGTTTTCGTCTGAGGGTCAGCCGGTTTCACAAAAGCACATACCAGAGTGAGTCATGTTGAGAAGAGCCCCAGTAGCATTACGCTGGACACGCATGTCCTTTGACTTTGCCAAACGCGTCAGAGGGACAAGGGCACCAGACTTGGCGATAGGAGTCTTGTTCTCATCTGGTTTGTTAGTCATTGAGCACACATGCACACTCACCATGAGTTGCCAGGTTGGTCACACATCCGACCGCGTTGCATTGAACCTCGACATTGGGGCTCAGCATCTGACGGATCAGgggctcgaggccgccgagcgaAACAATGAGGAGCTTGTTCTCAGCTGAGCGTTAGCGAAAATAACGTTGCTAGATGACCGCACCATTGACTGCAAGGTTTCCAAGAGcagcgctggcggcgcgctgaACCTCACTGTCGTGGCTGGTGAGAAGGTAGAGAACGGGGTCGAGAGTGTCGCGTCCAACTTCGCGCACATCCTTTTCAGTAATCTCCGCAAACGCAAGTGCGGCCGAGCGCTGCAGGTCGACGTTGTCGGAGAATGAAAGTGTCGTGAGAGCTGCGAGAGGGGACCCAGTGAAGAAGTTGGTCGTGCTGCGGTCTGGGCGCGTCAGCAGGCGCAAGAGACGGGCGATttggacgacgaggtacTCACTCTCGAGGTAttggaggaggtcggcTACGGCTTCGCGCTCATTctcaaggagaagaggcTCATAGTTGTTCTTGCGCCGCTGGCCACAGCATGAGCTGCAGACACCACCCATTGTGATGGTTCAGGCCAAGCTTGCCCAGGAGGGAAGGGTTATCGGGGTTGCGGACGTGTGACGCCAAAAGGCGGCGTCGTTTGTTGGAGTGAGAGACAGAGACAAAAAGAGATGTTCAGGTGGCGCGTGAGGGTGAGAAGTGAGGGAAGCGAGAGAAGGGGAGTGATGTGTGGGggaggatgatggtgaggatggATGGAATGGTGATGAGCTAAAGAGAGGAGTGAGGGGAACGAGTCACACCACAGTACCaggggtgggtgggggctcggcgggcggggcagcggcggtggtCGGAGGCGGAAGGCGGCGTAGGCAGTTTAAGTTGGGTGAATGGGTGTTTTGGTTGGATTCGTTAAAGGGGGGGGGAtggaaggggagggagaggagaggaggggggcTGGGATGAGTTCAAGGGAAGTTTGGGCAGTGACGCGCGCCAGCCCCTCCGTTCCCCCTTACTGTACCCACCCATGTTGTGTGGTCAATCCGTCATTTGATTCCGCTCACCGTTCCTTAACACACGCCCGCCCTTACCTCCACAATCTCGCTAGTCTGCTCACAACTTACAACTCGATCCACCCAACTTTCCCAATTTCCAGTGTCTTTCAACTCCTTCTCTCACCTTATCGGCCTATCTCCCAAATGTACGACGGCCCAATTCGCGGAGGTAAGTTCTGGCGCGGCATTCTTCCATCCTTGGTCTAACGCTAACCCGCAGGCACCCGTGGTGGTGCTGGTGATTTCAAGTACGTGGGATCGTCGGGCCCTCAGAATTGATCAAACCTCACACCAGATGGACAGACGTCAAGGAAGACAAGTATAGGGGTAAGAATAAGCCTTCTTCCAATCCTTACAGTAGAAAACTACCTCGGCCACACAGTCAATGCCCCAATCGGCCGGTGGCAAGCCAACAAGGACATCCACTGGTACCAACGCGATAAGGAGGGCGATGCAGACGTTGAGGCGGAGCGAAAGAGGGAAGAGA contains these protein-coding regions:
- the POP1 gene encoding uncharacterized protein (Ribonucleases P MRP protein subunit), translated to MAPKQQSNFGLSNGAKKPMRSIQKTEDLLKHNVHAKRRGQGKERGVLKGLHDLVKTSNNLPGFVSVERFAETRALEIAAMQNAIKAASAFCSSRAFQSLPRHLRRRAASHNPRRVPKRLRSRAAAEIDPGDMTDKIHRKKAKLRARGDLRGRSRTLQLRARQVHKRWLGSHIFHAKRFHMANIWGYRLGMTPTLKGFRAAYRAARRRAIMQDTSFVGVIELQGTQKDIIALLSKVSAGTFTGNKYDGGMRVAHISAYHFGTFPLGLIGPVDVLWQPAREDKGRTVWLRVHPSIFDEVWETMTTAISAHSDEFGALLVHDLRDTLESFEITGPLAGQVLSRSMRICNSEPEDKKRALASLLHGDPAECPDGMIVGFKVYDPRLSYPPARIQETPTLIQSPWETLQTPKGVSTELWDADVRTPLSKPRWKKSDLDARRHQLDVPGTRLSATVNDDRVPVILIKNTVQSQTPGQEASGFHSWTLLIPHGWSMAFLPSFVYCNARLAGVVERRNRCREAGVPSFPEHYSSVCHASDAWEAQQSQVDQVRWLRKPPGKRPEFSVLGTRWPFRPVWAEVLGDAGVTSAEETATNGQAELRTWLFNPALAPCVATLVAAEDPAVRLLECVNVFRQRRGMSQLPLSATQELFTSALCQVQVEMIGRGSPSDMATITELDAAERNIWLNAHAQDQNTAVQHSGASELLKLGEEHSDKGVIGFVTTGNISLTRGEGHGLGMVSLAGYHRLLVAARQSPQPELAVVKIKNRDGHIFRLASLTLVQ
- the VAC8 gene encoding uncharacterized protein (Armadillo/beta-catenin-like repeats); the encoded protein is MGGVCSSCCGQRRKNNYEPLLLENEREAVADLLQYLENRSTTNFFTGSPLAALTTLSFSDNVDLQRSAALAFAEITEKDVREVGRDTLDPVLYLLTSHDSEVQRAASAALGNLAVNAENKLLIVSLGGLEPLIRQMLSPNVEVQCNAVGCVTNLATHDENKTPIAKSGALVPLTRLAKSKDMRVQRNATGALLNMTHSDENRQQLVNAGAIPVLVSLLNSPDTDVQYYCTTALSNIAVDAANRKKLAATEPKLVQSLVALMDSQSLKVQCQAALALRNLASDEKYQVDIVKADGLKPLLRLLHSSYLPLVLSAAACVRNVSIHPANESPIIEAGFLQPLIGLLSFDENEEVQCHAISTLRNLAASSESNKGAIVEAGAVDRIQELVLQVPLAVQSEMTACVAVLALSDNLKPQLLEMGICEVLIPLTSSPSVEVQGNSAAALGNLSSKAAEDYAPFNAVWNKPDGGLHAYLVRFLSSADTTFQHIAVWTIVQLLEAKDPQLTNNIRNSTILVSSIRQLAESAPSPSHGARGGHISDDDYNEDGMFEDGEGEIYGLAKRILELIDESDGAGGRDGQFNGEESAGEHTEDHAALRASVHQALRGQ
- the RIT1 gene encoding uncharacterized protein (Rit1 N-terminal domain) — encoded protein: MNADAKAVKKHAAQHDLFNRLHSIAADESFVKRVAQEWFDGRFKVVANQRCGTWYCDPETSSDEYAYFKSTDGHTLNWDFNLRRSNLALAVHAEEKGGFILVDSTRRGKRMPDGLSKTVPIWCAVVNRAIALRRQREGVPEREWDLMLYVPAQIVSPSERAQIEARLDAWAHLLETSVLPLPSLEKPLRPFFVHPSTSVPPTIPDGPDYTPIVCVSASRWVNGGTDEIPVATRVGEGPFTRTVAFDYVPGAGDDDELWGRGLKPAMYHSEKSWLLATPRDELPDAVDELVGEKGLAAAMQGTTLDDQRGGSADDFAGATAVSPGLVLDLGPPIRPGNEEVGKPVTTVFRIVEIEEPLKNAPHVLPLPSSGYTTVVAAIPSSRSKGKEFLLALDELRAHVTRMAEAGTVLLSPGREEELDAALKQHHAPQTDPPAVVTLSSAEHLLAGNLTSAKKLILPIAVSLLCSVPALGEELDDDEEVDKIVIADTLHKLVALWPDGNPPRAALKRVNEFLMSKRR